The Ensifer adhaerens genome contains a region encoding:
- the tnpA gene encoding IS66-like element accessory protein TnpA, producing MADDGFVGRYEVVEPRRGNRRWPDDVKARIVAESLEPGVRVVDVARRHDVVPHQLSLWRRQVREGILTLPFESMPGLSESGDAEPAFVPLAIAAEPSEAVNVLAPPKLREAVSSVLTLTIGPDVVMRVPVDVPVERVAALVRAMRGTA from the coding sequence ATGGCAGATGATGGATTTGTTGGGCGCTACGAAGTTGTCGAGCCGCGCCGCGGAAACCGGCGTTGGCCAGATGATGTGAAGGCGCGGATCGTGGCGGAAAGCCTTGAGCCTGGTGTTCGTGTTGTTGATGTCGCGCGCCGTCATGACGTTGTTCCGCACCAGCTTTCCTTGTGGCGCCGGCAAGTGCGCGAGGGCATTCTGACGCTGCCTTTTGAGTCTATGCCGGGCCTGTCGGAGAGCGGCGATGCCGAGCCTGCATTTGTGCCTTTGGCGATTGCGGCAGAGCCGAGCGAGGCGGTGAATGTTTTGGCGCCGCCGAAACTGCGGGAGGCGGTTTCGTCAGTCTTGACGCTCACGATCGGCCCGGACGTTGTGATGCGGGTTCCCGTCGATGTGCCGGTTGAACGTGTGGCCGCTTTGGTGCGCGCCATGCGAGGGACGGCATGA
- the tnpC gene encoding IS66 family transposase produces the protein MSSPLDLSLFPDLPPEVVKAFAAMQFELSVERAARQHEQAVVAEKDAFIAELKELVEKLEGQVHDYRRTKFGPKSEKLDPTQMELALEDLETAIAETQARIAAVEKKIEASASDPDKAVPRKERKARALPEHLPRVERVIEPESIVCPCGCGNMVRIGEDRTERLDRIPARYEVIVTIRPKYACPKGRTGVVQARAPAHLLEGSWPTEALLAEIAVSKHSEHMPLNRQAEVMARHGVPIDRTVLADWMGRTGSEIAPVVDHMAKRLLWESTRLYVDETTAPVLDPGRGKTKTGYLWAVLRDDRGWNGSAPSGVVFHYRPGRKGEYAAEILDGFNGTIQVDAYGGYSHLATSDRMGGDPLKLAFCWAHGRRKLIKATPKSGSPIVDEALVQIAALYKIEDSIRGSDPGHRRAVRQDLSLPLVDEFFTWLAAQAKRVSRKSDLGKALAYMLTRQDGFRRFLDDGHVDIDSNLVENAIRRPAMNRRNALFAGHDEGGRNWARFASLIGTCKMNGVEPYAYLCDLFTRLANGHLAKDIDALMPWAYAARIKASQ, from the coding sequence ATGTCGTCGCCCCTTGATCTCAGCCTGTTTCCGGACCTTCCGCCAGAGGTGGTGAAGGCGTTTGCGGCGATGCAGTTCGAACTGTCGGTCGAGCGTGCTGCACGTCAGCATGAGCAGGCTGTGGTTGCCGAAAAGGACGCCTTCATCGCCGAGCTGAAGGAACTGGTCGAGAAGCTTGAAGGTCAGGTTCACGACTATCGGCGCACGAAGTTCGGGCCGAAATCGGAAAAGCTCGATCCGACGCAGATGGAACTGGCGCTGGAAGACCTTGAAACGGCAATTGCCGAAACACAGGCGCGGATCGCCGCCGTCGAGAAAAAGATCGAAGCCAGCGCATCCGATCCGGACAAGGCCGTTCCTCGCAAGGAGCGTAAGGCCCGTGCACTGCCCGAACACCTGCCGCGGGTCGAGAGAGTGATCGAGCCCGAGAGCATCGTTTGTCCCTGCGGTTGCGGCAATATGGTCCGGATCGGCGAAGACCGGACGGAACGGCTCGACCGGATTCCGGCGCGCTACGAGGTGATCGTCACGATCCGCCCGAAATACGCCTGCCCCAAGGGTCGAACGGGCGTCGTCCAGGCCAGAGCGCCGGCGCATCTGCTGGAAGGGAGCTGGCCGACGGAAGCCCTTCTGGCTGAGATTGCCGTCTCCAAGCATTCCGAACATATGCCGCTCAACCGGCAGGCCGAGGTCATGGCGCGACACGGGGTGCCGATAGACCGCACGGTTCTGGCCGATTGGATGGGCAGGACGGGCAGCGAAATCGCACCGGTGGTCGACCACATGGCAAAACGGCTGCTGTGGGAAAGCACGCGGCTCTATGTCGATGAGACCACGGCTCCGGTGTTGGATCCGGGGCGAGGCAAGACGAAGACCGGCTATCTATGGGCCGTGTTGCGTGACGATCGCGGCTGGAATGGCTCCGCGCCGTCGGGCGTGGTGTTCCATTACCGGCCCGGGCGTAAAGGCGAATATGCCGCTGAAATCCTCGACGGCTTCAACGGCACAATCCAGGTGGATGCCTACGGTGGTTACTCTCACCTCGCCACGTCGGACCGGATGGGTGGCGATCCCTTGAAGCTGGCTTTCTGTTGGGCGCACGGGCGCAGAAAGCTGATCAAGGCCACGCCAAAGAGCGGATCGCCCATCGTCGACGAGGCGCTGGTGCAGATCGCCGCGCTCTACAAGATCGAAGACAGTATCCGGGGCTCAGATCCCGGACATCGCCGGGCAGTTCGACAGGACCTGTCCCTCCCGCTGGTGGACGAGTTCTTCACCTGGCTGGCAGCGCAAGCCAAGCGCGTCTCACGCAAGTCTGACCTCGGAAAAGCCCTGGCCTATATGCTGACGCGACAGGACGGCTTCCGGCGGTTCCTGGACGACGGCCACGTCGATATCGACTCCAACCTGGTGGAAAACGCGATCCGCCGACCGGCCATGAACCGCCGCAATGCGCTCTTTGCGGGGCACGATGAAGGGGGCCGCAATTGGGCCCGGTTTGCCAGCCTGATCGGCACTTGTAAAATGAACGGCGTTGAGCCCTACGCCTATCTGTGCGACCTCTTCACCCGCCTCGCAAACGGCCACCTCGCCAAAGACATCGATGCCCTGATGCCATGGGCCTATGCCGCCCGCATCAAGGCCTCACAATGA
- a CDS encoding IS3 family transposase (programmed frameshift) has protein sequence MEEDQGLRSQIIEESYAPGETVSSAARRHGVAPNLLYRWRRLLSEGGAVAVDSDEPVIGNSEVKKLEDRVRELERILGRKTLENEILREALSKAPVKKTDIAADIVAEGRFPMKAVAEALHVSRSNLSERLKGKSKPRGPYLKADDAELLPAIRKLVDARPTYGYRRIAALLNRQRRAADQPVVNRKRVHRIMANHAMILEKHTAVRKGRVHDGKVMVMRSNLRWCSDGLEFTCWNGEVVRLAFIIDAFDREIISWAAVANAGISGSDVRDMMLEAVEKRFGGTRAPHAIEHLSDNGSAYTARETRLFAQALNLVPCFTPVASPQSNGMSEAFVKTLKRDYIRISPIPDADTALRNIDGWIEDYNEIHPHSALKMASPREFIKALSQ, from the exons TTGGAGGAAGATCAGGGTCTCAGGTCACAGATCATCGAGGAGAGCTATGCCCCAGGGGAGACGGTTTCCTCTGCGGCTCGGCGGCATGGAGTTGCGCCAAACCTTCTCTATCGCTGGCGTCGGCTCTTGAGCGAGGGAGGTGCGGTGGCGGTGGACTCCGACGAGCCGGTAATCGGCAATTCTGAGGTGAAGAAGCTGGAAGATCGAGTGCGCGAGCTTGAGCGCATTCTCGGACGCAAGACGCTGGAGAACGAGATTCTTCGCGAAGCCCTTTCCAAAGCCC CAGTCAAAAAAACCGATATCGCGGCCGATATTGTTGCCGAAGGGCGGTTCCCGATGAAGGCGGTGGCGGAGGCCTTACACGTGTCGCGTTCTAATCTCTCCGAACGTCTGAAGGGCAAGTCCAAGCCTCGCGGACCCTACCTCAAAGCGGACGATGCCGAGCTGCTGCCTGCCATTCGCAAGCTGGTGGATGCCAGGCCAACTTATGGCTATCGGCGGATCGCTGCCCTTCTCAACAGGCAGCGGCGGGCCGCCGATCAGCCGGTCGTCAACCGCAAGCGGGTCCACCGCATCATGGCCAACCACGCCATGATCCTTGAGAAGCACACCGCCGTGCGCAAGGGCCGCGTCCACGACGGCAAGGTCATGGTGATGCGGTCGAACCTTCGTTGGTGCTCCGATGGCCTGGAGTTCACCTGCTGGAATGGCGAGGTGGTCCGCCTTGCTTTTATCATCGACGCGTTTGATCGAGAGATCATCTCGTGGGCGGCGGTCGCCAATGCCGGGATCTCCGGTTCTGACGTCCGCGATATGATGTTGGAAGCAGTCGAGAAACGCTTCGGTGGCACGCGTGCCCCACATGCCATCGAACATCTGTCCGATAACGGCAGCGCCTACACAGCAAGGGAAACCAGGCTGTTTGCTCAGGCCCTCAATCTGGTCCCGTGCTTCACGCCGGTCGCCAGCCCTCAATCAAACGGTATGTCGGAGGCTTTCGTCAAAACCCTGAAACGCGACTACATACGTATCTCACCCATTCCCGACGCCGACACAGCGCTCCGGAACATCGATGGATGGATCGAGGATTACAACGAAATCCATCCGCATTCAGCGCTGAAAATGGCATCCCCAAGGGAATTCATCAAAGCATTGTCTCAATAG
- the tnpB gene encoding IS66 family insertion sequence element accessory protein TnpB (TnpB, as the term is used for proteins encoded by IS66 family insertion elements, is considered an accessory protein, since TnpC, encoded by a neighboring gene, is a DDE family transposase.), translating into MIVAGQRLPILIATRPVDFRCGHQALALMVQTELKLDPHSGVTVIFRSKRGDRLKILVWDGTGMVLTYKILEHGSFAWPKVQDGTMRLSRGQYEALFEGLDWRRVMAQRVIAPSAAG; encoded by the coding sequence ATGATCGTCGCGGGCCAACGACTGCCGATCCTGATTGCAACGCGGCCGGTGGACTTCCGCTGCGGGCATCAGGCGCTGGCTCTGATGGTGCAGACCGAGTTGAAGCTCGACCCGCATTCCGGGGTGACGGTGATCTTCCGGTCGAAGCGCGGTGATCGTCTGAAAATCCTGGTATGGGATGGCACCGGCATGGTGCTGACCTACAAAATTCTTGAACATGGAAGCTTTGCCTGGCCCAAGGTGCAGGATGGGACGATGCGCCTTTCCAGGGGGCAATACGAGGCTTTGTTCGAGGGGCTCGACTGGCGGCGAGTCATGGCGCAACGGGTGATCGCGCCGTCGGCGGCAGGGTGA
- a CDS encoding IS3 family transposase (programmed frameshift), with the protein MKHSRFTDEQIIGILKEQENGLKTADVCRKHGISEATFYKYKAKFGGMEVSDARKLKALEDENAKLKKLLAETMLDNAILKDVAAKKLVTPDVKRDAVAHVCEKHGVSQRRACEVLSIDRSSVRYRSIRPDDGHIREAMKMVASERRRFGYRRIHVMLDRQGIVMNLKKLRRLYREEKLTVRKRGGRKRALGTRRPLALPSRPNERWSLDFVSDAFTDGRRFRVLAVVDDFTRECLALVADTSLSGVRLARELDAIIARRGKPRIVVSDNGTEMTSMAVLKWCQGTRVEWHYIAPGKPMQNGFVESFNGSFRDECLNETLFSSLAQARIDITEWKEDYNRNRPHSSLGNITPYEFAMKIVLEKQAA; encoded by the exons ATGAAGCATTCACGGTTCACGGACGAACAGATTATCGGGATTTTGAAGGAGCAGGAGAACGGCTTGAAGACGGCCGATGTCTGCCGCAAGCACGGTATATCCGAGGCGACCTTCTACAAATACAAGGCGAAGTTTGGCGGCATGGAGGTTTCCGATGCCCGCAAGCTGAAGGCTCTGGAAGATGAGAACGCCAAGCTGAAGAAGCTGTTGGCCGAGACCATGCTCGATAATGCCATTTTGAAGGATGTTGCCGCAAAAAAAT TGGTGACGCCCGATGTGAAGCGGGATGCTGTAGCTCATGTCTGCGAGAAGCATGGTGTGAGCCAGCGTCGGGCGTGCGAGGTTTTGTCCATTGATCGGTCGAGCGTGCGATACCGCAGCATCCGGCCCGATGACGGTCATATCCGTGAAGCTATGAAGATGGTGGCGTCCGAGCGCCGTCGTTTCGGTTATCGGCGCATTCACGTCATGCTGGATCGGCAGGGGATCGTCATGAACCTGAAGAAGCTCCGGCGTCTCTATCGGGAAGAGAAGCTGACCGTGCGCAAACGTGGCGGTCGCAAGCGTGCCTTGGGCACGAGACGGCCTTTGGCATTGCCGTCGCGTCCCAATGAGCGCTGGAGCCTCGACTTCGTCAGCGACGCTTTCACGGATGGTCGTCGCTTTCGGGTCCTGGCTGTCGTTGACGACTTCACCCGCGAATGCCTGGCGCTGGTCGCCGACACATCGCTCTCAGGGGTGCGGCTTGCACGGGAACTGGATGCCATCATCGCCCGGCGCGGAAAGCCACGGATCGTTGTTTCCGACAACGGCACGGAGATGACGAGCATGGCCGTTCTCAAGTGGTGCCAAGGCACGCGCGTCGAATGGCATTACATCGCACCAGGCAAACCGATGCAAAACGGTTTCGTGGAAAGCTTCAATGGCAGCTTCCGTGACGAATGCCTCAACGAAACCCTGTTCTCATCGCTGGCACAAGCGCGGATAGACATCACCGAATGGAAGGAGGACTACAACCGAAATCGACCACATTCCTCTCTGGGCAATATCACGCCCTATGAGTTCGCAATGAAAATCGTTCTGGAAAAACAGGCCGCATGA